GCCGCTCGGCGCTGGAGGAGCTGCGGGCCACGGTCGGCCTGCTGCGGCAGTACGGCGACCCCGCCGCCCCGACCGAACCGGCCCCCGGCATCGCCGTGCTGGACCAGCTCGTGGACGGCTTCGTACGGGCCGGGATGCGGGTCCGGGTGCGGGCGGAGCCGCCGGAGAAACTGGGCCCGCTGCCGGGCTCGGTGGACCTCACGGCCTACCGGGTCGTCCAGGAGGCGCTGACCAATGTGCACAAGCACGCCGGGCCCGGGGCCACGGCCGAGATCCGTATCGCCCGGGTCGCGGACGTCCTGGAGGTCACGGTCGAGGACGACGGGGCGGGGACGCGGACCGAGGGCCCCGAGGAGGCGCCGGAGGGCGCGGACGGCTCCGGGACACCCCGGGCGGACGGGACGGAGCCCGGCGGCGGACACGGCTTGCTGGGGATGCGCGAGCGGGTGACCGCACTGCGCGGCAGCTGCGAGGCGGGACCCCTGCCCGAGGGCGGTTTCCGGGTGCGGGTGAGACTTCCTCTACAGCCGCGCAGGGGAGGGGAGTCATGACGATCAAGGTGCTGCTGGCGGACGATCAGGCGCTGCTGCGCAGCGCGTTCCGCGTCCTGGTGGCCTCCGAGCCGGACATGGAGGTGGTGGGCGAGGCGTCCGACGGCGCGGAGGCGGTGGAGATCGCCCGCGCCCGGGGCGCCGACGTCGTCCTGATGGACATCCGGATGCCCGGTACGGACGGGCTGGCCGCCACTCGCATGATCACCGAAGACCCGCAGCTCAAGGACGTACGGGTGGTCATGCTGACGACCTTCGAGGTGGACGAGTACGTGGTGGACTCGCTGCGGGCGGGGGCCAGCGGCTTCCTCGGCAAGGGCGCCGAACCCGATGAGCTGCTCGCGGCGATCCGTATCGCGGCGGCGGGCGAGGCACTGCTGTCCCCGGCCGCCACCAAGGGGCTGATCGCCCGCTTCCTGGCCCAGGGCGACGGAAGCGGCGGCGAGGACGCCTATGACTCCTCACGGCTGGACGCCCTGACCGTGCGCGAGCGGGAGGTCCTGGTCCAGGTGGGCGGCGGGCTGTCCAACGACGAGATCGCCGCCCGGCTGGAGGTCAGCCCGCTCACGGTCAAGACGCATGTCAACCGCGCGATGGCCAAACTGAGCGCCCGCGACCGCGCCCAGCTGGTGGTGATCGCCTACGAGACGGGCCTGGTCCGCGCAGGGTCGTAGGCGGGTGTTGTTTCCCCCTCCCCGCCCCTTCCCGAAACCGGGGCTCCGCCCCAGCCCCCGGGTCGGGGCTCTGCCCCAGCCCCCGGACCGGGGCACTGCCTCAAATCTCGAAACCAGGGCTCCGCCCCAGGCCCCGGATCGGGGCTCTGCCCCAGACCTGATCGGGGCTCTGCCCCTGGCCCTGGCCCGGGGTTCTGCCCCAGGGCTCGGATCGGGGCTCTGCCTCAGACCTCGAAACCAGGGCTCCGCCCCAGGCCCCGGATCGGGGCTCTGCCCCAGACCTGATCGGGGCTCTGCCCCTGGCCCTGGCCCGGGGTTCTGCCCCAGGGCTCGGATCGGGGCTCTGCCTCAGACCTCGAAACCAGGGCTCCGCCCCAGGCCCCGGATCGGGGCTCTGCCCCAGACCTGATCGGGGCTCTGCCCCTGGCCCTGGCCCGGGGTTCTGCCCCAGGGCTCGGATCGGGGCTCTGCCTCAGACCTCGAAACCAGGGCTCCGCCCCAGGCCCCGGATCGGGGCTCTGCCCCAAACGCCGGGGGCTGGGGCGGAGCCCCAGTTGTGGGAAGGGGCGGGGAGGGGAACAGCCCGCCGCAGGCGCCACGATCGCGCGCCCCGCCCCCATGCCCCCATCACCGGACGACACCGCCTACGGCAGCGCCAACATCCGCTCCAGCGCCAGCTTGGCGAAGTGCTCGGTCTCCTTGTCGACCTGGATGCGGTTGACCACCTTGCCGGCCACCAGCGACTCCAGCGCCCACACCAGATGCGGCAGATCGATCCGGTTCATGGTCGAGCAGAAGCACACCGTCTTGTCGAGGAAGACAATCTCCTTGCCCTGGTCGGCGAAACGATTGGCCAGGCGCCGTACGAGGTTCAGCTCGGTGCCGATCGCCCACTTCGAACCGGCGGGGGCGGCCTCCAGGGCCTTGATGATGTACTCGGTCGAGCCCACGTAGTCCGCCGCCGCCACGACCTCGTGCTTGCACTCGGGGTGCACCAGCACGTTCACACCCGGTATGCGCTCGCGCACATCGTTGACCGAGTCCAGCGAGAAGCGACCGTGCACCGAGCAGTGGCCGCGCCACAGGATCATCGTGGCGGCGCGCAGCTCCTCGGGGGTGAGCCCGCCGTTCGGCTTGTGCGGGTTGTAGACGACGCAGTCCTCCAGCGACATGCCCATGTCGCGGACCGCCGTATTGCGCCCCAGATGCTGATCGGGCAGGAACAGCACCTTCTGGCCCTGCTGGAACGCCCACTCCAGCGCCCGCTGGGCATTGGAGGAGGTGCAGATCGTGCCGCCGTGGCGACCGGTGAACGCCTTGATGTCGGCGGAGGAGTTCATGTACGAGACGGGCACCGTCACATCCGCCACACCGGCCTCGGTGAGCACCTCCCAGCACTCGGCGACCTGCTCGGCCGTGGCCATGTCGGCCATCGAGCAGCCGGCCGCCAGATCGGGGAGGACGACCTGCTGGGCATCGGTGGTGAGGATGTCGGCGGACTCGGCCATGAAGTGCACACCGCAGAAGACGATGTACTCGGCGTCCGGCCGCGCGGCCGCGTCCCGGGCGAGCTTGAACGAGTCTCCGGTGACATCAGCGAACTCGATGACCTCGTCGCGCTGGTAGTGGTGGCCGAGCACGAAGACCTTGTCCCCGAGCTTCTCCTTGGCCGCGCGGGCGCGTGCCACCAGGTCCGGGTCGGAGGGCGCCGGGAGGTCTCCCGGGCACTCCACACCGCGCTCGCTCCGGGGGTCGGCCTCCCGGCCGAGAAGCAGCAGAGCGAGCGGGGTCGGCTGCACGTCGAGGGGTTGGGCGGTGGTCACGTCACGCACCCTTCTTTCTTCGCTGGGAACCCTAATCGTCAGAATGACGCTATCTATCATAGCTGCTTCACGTCACGTTGACGAGAGGCATTGTGTCGATGTGACGCATTCCGGTGTGTCCGCCCGTATGCGAGCATGAAGGGCAACAGGAGATAGGCGCTGGACCCGGAATGAATCCGGGACGCCGTTGGTTTGTGCCAACGGCAAGCAGTCCGTACGACCCGGGAGAGAAGCAGATGACCGTTCAGGACGAGACCACCGCGAGCGAGGGCATCATCCTGTCCGACGCCGCCGCGTCGAAGGTCAAGAGCCTGCTGGAGCAGGAGGGCCGCGATGACCTCGCGCTGCGCGTCGCCGTCCAGCCCGGCGGCTGCTCCGGCCTGCGCTACCAGCTCTTCTTCGACGAGCGCTCGCTCGACGGCGACGTCGTCAAGGACTTCGGCGGTGTGAAGGTCGTGACCGACCGCATGAGCGCCCCGTACCTGGGCGGTGCCTCGATCGACTTCGTCGACACCATCGAGAAGCAGGGCTTCACCATCGACAACCCGAACGCCACGGGCTCCTGCGCCTGCGGCGACTCCTTCAGCTGAGCCCCCGGGCGCGGCGGAGTAAACAGCGCGACGGAAGGGGGCGGGCCCCGTGGGCCCGCCCCCTTCCGGCTGTCTGGCTGTCTGGAATTCCGGCTGCCCTGAGCCGTTCGCTCACTTCCGCAGCGGCACCGTCTCACCGGTGGACCCGTCCACGACCTTCCGGCCGTCCAGCGGCTCCTTCAGCGTCACCTTCCGCTCCAGCTGCTTGGCGATGAGGATGCAGGCCCGCCCCGGATGCTTCGGCTCGCTCTTGAGGTCCAGCGTCACCTTGTCGGAGGTCTCCTTCGCGGAGACCGAGTAGGTGTTGCAGACCCCGCCCCAGAAGCGCAGCGTCAGGGTCTTGCCGTCCACGCTGTACGAGGTGAGGTGATCCGGCTTGGAGGTGCCGTCCCCCTTGCCCGGCGAGGGGGAGTGGCCCGGCTCCTTCGCCTTCTTGATGAACTCCGGCTTCACCGCGGGGTAGGGCAGGGTGACCGCCACCCGGTTGGTCCCGGTCGGCTTGGTCTCGAAGATCCACGACGGCACCAGCGCCCGCCGGCCGTCCACCATGTGCGAGGCGAGGCCGAACGTCACCTTGCGCACGGTCACCTTGCCCGAGGGGCCGTCGCTCCTGCCCGACGTCGAGTTCAGCCGCTGGAGCGCCTGCTCCGCGCTGAGCACCGGATAGCTGTCGTCCCCCTTGGGCTTCGACAGCGTTCCGCTGCCGCCGACCAGCTGGCCGTCGGCGCCGACCTGGAGATTGGTGCCCCAGCCGTAGGTGGGCAGATCGCCCACCTTCGGGTCCGCGTTCACCATCCGCACGGCGCCGTAGAGGCCGCTCGCGTCCAGCTTGGCGTCCGACAGCCCGAGCGCCTTGAGCACCGGCTCGGCGGCGCTCTGGGCCTTCTCCTCGGAGACGGCCTTGTCGCGGCCCTCGGCGGCGCCGTTGTCACCGCGCTTGTCGCCGTCGCGGTAGGTGGGGCAGCTCTCGTCGGCCTTGTCCGCCCCGTCGCCCTTGTCGGTCCGGGTGCTCTGGGGCGCCTTCTTCCCGTCCGGGTGGACGCAGGAGGTGTCGCCCGGCGCCCCGTAGCGGGAGTACGACCAGCTGCCCGGCCCGGTCCGGCTCACCCGCAGCGTCGGGCCGCTCGCGTCCGGGGTGCCGCCCACCTTCCAGTACCCGTGGTCGGCACGGGGGCTGCCGGAGACGTCCAGGGCCTTCGCCAGCCGCGCCACATCGGCCTTGGTGACCTTCGGGTCGGTCAGATACACCGGGGCCTTGTCGGGCCCGTCCGGCAGCTTGCCCGTCATCACATAGCGGCCGCCGTGCGGGTCGGGCTCACCGGGCGCGATGCCCTCGTTCCCGCCCCGCTCCCCGCCCGGGGAGGCGTAGGCGTCCAGTGCGAGGGGTTTCGGCGATCCGTTCTCGCCCGACGCGCCCGGACCCCGGGTGCCGCCGTCCGCCGCGGTGGACGCCCAGTAGGCGCCGCCACCACCGGCGACCAGCACCGCTGCCGCCACCGAAACGACGGCCAGCGGCGAGCGCCGGCGCGGCCGGGAAGTGTCGTCGTCGGGGGTCTGCGGGGTGTCGGTGTCCTCGGTGCTCACCGTTTCGCTCCTTCGGCTCCGCTCACGTTCTACGGTCCCATCCCTCGCGAGGAGATGCCGATGAGACGGCGCCGGGGCGCGGCCGGTTCCTTCAATCGCCGTAGTCGGACATGCCGGCCAGCAGATCGGCCGATGTGGCGGGCACCGTGATCCCCCGGATGCGGGAGGCGGCGACCGGGGAAACGGGCCTGGTGGGAGCGGCCGATACGGTGACCGTCCAGTGCGGCGCCATCCGCGCACCGTCGCCGCGCAGCTCCTCCAGATATTCGGGCTCGATGGCCCCGGTGGCGGGAAACGCGGGGGTGAGGTGCTGGGGCATGATGCCTCCCGGTCCTTGGGTGTCGCCGACGCGTCCCCCGTCTCCACGCACCGTATTCAGCAGGTGTCGGTGAAAAAAGACCTACTATTGGGTAGTTTCTTCCGTTCGTATGGACCGGGCCGAGCAGATAGCGTGAGGCATCCGACCTCTCCGCCCCGCAGGAGCGACTCAGTGCGTATCGCCGTAACCGGCTCCATCGCCACCGACCATCTGATGTCCTTCCCCGGCCGTTTCGCCGATCAGCTGGTCGCCGATCAGCTGCATACGGTCTCCCTCTCCTTCCTTGTCGACACCCTCGACGTCCGCCGCGGCGGAGTCGGCCCCAACATCTGTTTCGGCATGGGCCTGCTGGGTCTGCGCCCGATCCTGGTCGGCGCGGCCGGCGAGGACTTCGCCGACTACCGCGCCTGGCTGGACCGGCACGGTGTGGACACCGCGTCCGTCCATATCTCCGAGGTCCAGCACACCGCGCGCTTCGTGTGCACCACCGACGCGGACCACAACCAGATCGCGTCCTTCTACACCGGCGCCATGAGCGAGGCCCGTCAGATCGAGCTCCAGCCGGTCGCGGAGCGCGTCGGCGGTCTCGACCTGGTGCTGATCAGCGCGGACGACCCGGAGGCCATGGTCCGCCACACCGAGGAGTGCCGCTCGCGCGGCATCGCCTTCGCCGCCGACCCCTCCCAGCAGCTCGCCCGCATGGAAGGGGAGGACATCCGGCTGCTGATCGGCGGCGCGGAGTACCTGTTCACCAATGAGTACGAGGCCGCGCTGATCGAGACCAAGACCGGCTGGACCGCGGACCAGATCCTCGCCAAGGTCGGCACCCGCGTCACCACGCTCGGCGCGCAGGGCGTGCGGATCGACCGCGAGGGCGAGGAGCCCGTGGTCGTCGGCTGCCCGGAGGAGGAGCAGAAGGCCGACCCGACCGGCGTCGGCGACGCCTTCCGCGCGGGCTTCCTCTCCGGTCTGTCCTGGAACCTCTCGCTGGAGCGGGCCGCCCAGGTGGGCTGCATGCTGGCGACGCTGGTCATCGAGACGGTCGGCACCCAGGAGTACGAGCTGCGCCGCGGCCACTTCATGGAGCGCCTCGCCAAGGCGTACGGCCATGACGCGGCGGGCGAGATCGCGGCCCACCTCCCCTGAACCCGTGGGGCGCCCAGGGGGCCGATGGCCCCCTGGGCGCCCCTGAAGGGGCGCGGGGCTGTGTCGATGTGCGGCTCCGCCGCGTGGGCGCGACCGGCCACGACGGTGCCGCAGACGATCCACGGCAGGTCAGGGCACGTCCAGCGGAGTTA
This genomic interval from Streptomyces asiaticus contains the following:
- the nadA gene encoding quinolinate synthase NadA, giving the protein MRDVTTAQPLDVQPTPLALLLLGREADPRSERGVECPGDLPAPSDPDLVARARAAKEKLGDKVFVLGHHYQRDEVIEFADVTGDSFKLARDAAARPDAEYIVFCGVHFMAESADILTTDAQQVVLPDLAAGCSMADMATAEQVAECWEVLTEAGVADVTVPVSYMNSSADIKAFTGRHGGTICTSSNAQRALEWAFQQGQKVLFLPDQHLGRNTAVRDMGMSLEDCVVYNPHKPNGGLTPEELRAATMILWRGHCSVHGRFSLDSVNDVRERIPGVNVLVHPECKHEVVAAADYVGSTEYIIKALEAAPAGSKWAIGTELNLVRRLANRFADQGKEIVFLDKTVCFCSTMNRIDLPHLVWALESLVAGKVVNRIQVDKETEHFAKLALERMLALP
- a CDS encoding carbohydrate kinase family protein, producing MRIAVTGSIATDHLMSFPGRFADQLVADQLHTVSLSFLVDTLDVRRGGVGPNICFGMGLLGLRPILVGAAGEDFADYRAWLDRHGVDTASVHISEVQHTARFVCTTDADHNQIASFYTGAMSEARQIELQPVAERVGGLDLVLISADDPEAMVRHTEECRSRGIAFAADPSQQLARMEGEDIRLLIGGAEYLFTNEYEAALIETKTGWTADQILAKVGTRVTTLGAQGVRIDREGEEPVVVGCPEEEQKADPTGVGDAFRAGFLSGLSWNLSLERAAQVGCMLATLVIETVGTQEYELRRGHFMERLAKAYGHDAAGEIAAHLP
- a CDS encoding response regulator transcription factor, which produces MTIKVLLADDQALLRSAFRVLVASEPDMEVVGEASDGAEAVEIARARGADVVLMDIRMPGTDGLAATRMITEDPQLKDVRVVMLTTFEVDEYVVDSLRAGASGFLGKGAEPDELLAAIRIAAAGEALLSPAATKGLIARFLAQGDGSGGEDAYDSSRLDALTVREREVLVQVGGGLSNDEIAARLEVSPLTVKTHVNRAMAKLSARDRAQLVVIAYETGLVRAGS
- a CDS encoding HesB/IscA family protein, with the translated sequence MTVQDETTASEGIILSDAAASKVKSLLEQEGRDDLALRVAVQPGGCSGLRYQLFFDERSLDGDVVKDFGGVKVVTDRMSAPYLGGASIDFVDTIEKQGFTIDNPNATGSCACGDSFS